Proteins from one Erysipelothrix larvae genomic window:
- the ftsZ gene encoding cell division protein FtsZ, with protein MNIRANQVARIKVVGVGGAGCNAVNRMVDEGLQGVDFYVANTDLQVLQTSPVQNKLALGPDITGGLGAGAMPEIGRKAAIESESEIREAVKDADMVFVTTGLGGGTGTGAAPLVAKIAQEEGALVVGIVTKPFTFEGPKRSKNAIAGLEELKSFVDSLIIVSNNQLLQVIGNIPFQEAFKEADNVLRQGVQTITDLIAVPALINLDFADVRSVMQGQGTALIGIGMSQGENKAIEAAQKAVTSPLLEAQIKGARNAIINVTGGEAISIQDASEAVEYIRQAAGNDIDLIFGVAINENIGDAIIVTVIATGFDMPDEPDFETMRRDARTSYTSSHTSEPVSQKTEVNSAIPDFFKRK; from the coding sequence ATGAATATAAGAGCTAATCAAGTCGCGCGTATTAAAGTAGTCGGAGTAGGGGGCGCAGGATGTAATGCTGTCAACCGTATGGTTGATGAAGGTCTACAAGGTGTAGATTTTTATGTAGCAAATACGGATTTACAAGTGTTACAAACATCACCTGTGCAAAATAAACTAGCACTTGGTCCAGATATTACAGGTGGACTTGGCGCTGGGGCAATGCCTGAGATTGGGCGTAAAGCTGCAATTGAAAGCGAATCAGAAATCAGAGAAGCAGTTAAAGATGCTGATATGGTTTTTGTTACAACCGGTCTTGGTGGTGGTACTGGAACTGGTGCTGCACCACTTGTTGCGAAAATTGCTCAAGAGGAAGGTGCACTAGTTGTCGGGATTGTCACAAAACCTTTTACCTTTGAAGGACCTAAACGTAGTAAAAATGCGATTGCTGGCCTTGAAGAACTAAAATCCTTCGTGGATTCATTAATCATTGTAAGTAATAATCAATTACTTCAAGTAATTGGTAATATTCCATTCCAAGAAGCGTTTAAAGAAGCTGATAACGTATTGCGTCAAGGTGTACAAACAATTACAGACTTAATTGCTGTACCCGCATTGATCAACTTAGACTTCGCTGATGTACGTTCTGTAATGCAAGGTCAAGGAACTGCATTAATCGGTATCGGTATGTCACAAGGCGAAAACAAAGCGATTGAAGCAGCTCAAAAGGCTGTCACATCTCCATTACTTGAAGCACAAATCAAAGGGGCTCGTAATGCGATTATTAATGTCACAGGTGGTGAAGCGATTTCGATTCAAGATGCAAGTGAAGCAGTTGAATACATTCGTCAAGCTGCTGGAAATGACATCGACTTAATCTTCGGTGTAGCAATCAATGAAAACATTGGAGATGCAATTATTGTAACAGTTATTGCGACAGGCTTTGATATGCCTGACGAACCAGACTTTGAGACCATGCGACGAGATGCTCGCACTTCATACACAAGTTCACATACAAGTGAGCCTGTATCTCAAAAGACTGAAGTGAACAGCGCAATTCCTGATTTTTTCAAACGTAAATAA
- a CDS encoding MFS transporter, protein MKFTKEERSWILYDVANSAFILIVTATVPIFFRSLAEAQGVSSADVSALWGTATSVALLILALLSPVLGALADYQGYKKKLFVLFLTIAILGGIGFSITTEWQAFLFAFILARIGYAACNVFYDGMLVDVTPNENMDRVSSYGYAFGYIGSTIPFIIGLVLILFHDTFGLEMQFATQLSFIITMVWWVVLSLPLLKNVKQNYYVERHEKNLVKSSFKRVFKTLKTMKQQPKLFTYMIAYFFFIDGVYTIISMATTFGGEVGIDSNAMLLALLLTQFIAFPFAILASYMAKKFEVLSLLKFYIIIYSGVAVFGFFLAHEWQFWTLAIVIGTVQGGVQSLSRSYFGQLIPKSNANEYFGFFDIFGKFADFMGPLLIALSGSLLGNSRYGILMLVVLFAIGYALLTKVQKYD, encoded by the coding sequence ATGAAATTCACAAAAGAAGAACGTTCTTGGATCTTATACGATGTCGCTAACTCTGCATTTATCTTAATTGTAACTGCAACAGTTCCGATTTTCTTTAGATCTTTAGCCGAAGCACAAGGTGTTTCAAGTGCAGATGTATCTGCATTGTGGGGAACAGCAACATCTGTAGCACTCCTGATATTGGCACTCTTATCACCAGTCTTGGGAGCACTTGCAGATTATCAAGGATATAAGAAAAAGCTCTTTGTTTTATTCCTTACAATTGCAATCCTAGGGGGAATTGGATTTTCGATCACTACTGAATGGCAAGCATTTCTCTTTGCGTTTATCCTAGCGCGTATTGGGTATGCTGCATGTAATGTCTTTTATGATGGAATGTTAGTTGATGTCACACCCAATGAAAATATGGACCGCGTTTCATCCTACGGGTATGCTTTTGGATACATCGGTAGTACTATCCCATTTATTATTGGTCTTGTTCTCATTTTATTCCATGATACTTTTGGGCTTGAAATGCAATTCGCAACTCAACTCTCATTTATTATTACCATGGTTTGGTGGGTTGTTTTATCATTGCCACTTCTTAAAAATGTAAAACAAAATTACTATGTTGAACGTCATGAAAAGAATCTTGTGAAGTCATCGTTTAAACGTGTATTCAAAACGCTAAAAACGATGAAACAACAACCAAAACTCTTTACATATATGATTGCATATTTCTTCTTTATTGATGGAGTATATACGATTATTTCGATGGCCACTACCTTTGGTGGTGAAGTTGGAATTGATAGTAATGCCATGTTGTTAGCACTTCTTTTAACACAATTTATTGCATTCCCATTTGCAATCCTTGCTTCCTATATGGCTAAGAAATTTGAAGTGCTTAGCCTTCTAAAATTCTACATCATCATTTACAGTGGTGTCGCTGTGTTTGGATTCTTCTTAGCTCATGAATGGCAATTTTGGACACTCGCAATTGTTATTGGTACTGTGCAAGGTGGCGTACAATCGCTGTCTCGTTCTTACTTTGGACAATTAATTCCTAAATCAAATGCAAATGAATATTTTGGATTCTTTGATATTTTTGGCAAGTTTGCTGATTTTATGGGTCCGCTACTCATCGCGCTATCTGGAAGCCTATTAGGAAATTCACGCTATGGCATCTTAATGTTGGTCGTATTATTTGCAATTGGATATGCATTACTTACTAAAGTACAAAAGTATGATTAA